One Cydia pomonella isolate Wapato2018A chromosome 15, ilCydPomo1, whole genome shotgun sequence DNA window includes the following coding sequences:
- the LOC133525633 gene encoding poly(A) RNA polymerase, mitochondrial yields the protein MSVLFQKVINTGRLCSYRNFIKSVSSCRCLAIRKLSDVPRKFINFEEVVAARRAEARRSVVVQVNSEASFSELHSYCSKYADVKGIHHYRNSSGEHFMLIEFSTEDNLKDVLRSCSSHQKDIDVMSLRSPFLWFRAAPGKKEKTEPCLSSLNTKDGSSDLSEDTLFQELMSAQTVSDQIQLLYDRTILNDLGVRLRFIVARELEVMLESLYANIEVHPFGSSVNGFGRMGCDLDLVLTNTLTNDMMDPSKRLVYQEKRNESRPARQLELLAELLDMRAVGVARVQRILHARVPIVKFAHHITDVDCDLCYSNMSGVYMSELLHLLGSLDARARPLTLAVRRWAAAAQLTAAAPGRWITNFPLTLLVLHFLQQAKVLPSVKLLVSKAEKEDIRIAEDNLNCTFLRDANKLPPSSYSQNDAPLETLLLQFFEFYAQFDFADKAISLNEGAAVRKPNALPLYIVNPLEQALNVSRNVSYEECERLKMEVRNAAWQLEAGLEGDKTDDWGLLGLIEKKSTRGLKKLLRVGNSQRLVSVKDLFTNEEDNQPVGNDIKDKLDRLASKGRNEKVDKSNVKFKNSQVASQVYRIRRGKLL from the exons atgtcTGTGTTAtttcaaaaagttatcaatacAGGAAGACTTTGTTCATACagaaattttataaaatctgtGTCCTCGTGCAGATGTTTAGCCATAAGAAAACTCTCAG ATGTTCCGCGAAAGTTTATTAACTTTGAGGAGGTCGTGGCGGCACGGCGAGCAGAGGCACGGCGTAGTGTTGTAGTTCAAGTAAACTCAGAGGCATCCTTTAGTGAACTACACTCATATTGTTCGAAATATGCAGATGTCAAGGGAATTCATCACTATCGGAACTCAAGTGGAGAG CACTTTATGCTTATAGAATTTAGCACAGAAGATAATCTCAAAGATGTACTACGGAGTTGTAGCTCACACCAAAAAGACATTGATGTTATGTCCCTCCGGTCCCCATTCCTCTGGTTCCGCGCTGCTCCCGGGAAAAAGGAGAAGACTGAGCCATGTCTTAGTTCTCTTAATACTAAGGATGGGAGCTCAGACCTCAGTGAAGACACACTATTTCAGGAGTTGATGAGTGCACAAACAGTGTCTGATCAGATACAGCTTTTGTATGATAGGACTATATTGAATGACCTTGGTGTTCGGTTACGATTTATAGTGGCTAGAGAG CTAGAGGTGATGTTAGAGAGCTTGTATGCAAATATTGAGGTCCATCCCTTTGGATCTTCCGTGAATGGTTTCGGCCGGATGGGTTGTGACCTGGATCTAGTACTTACTAATACACTAACTAATGATATG ATGGATCCATCAAAGCGTCTAGTATACCAAGAGAAGCGTAACGAATCCCGCCCAGCAAGGCAGCTAGAGTTGCTAGCTGAGCTATTGGACATGCGCGCAGTGGGCGTAGCGCGCGTGCAGCGCATATTACACGCGCGCGTCCCCATCGTCAAGTTTGCGCACCACATCACCGACGTGGACTGCGACCTGTGCTACAGTAACAT GTCCGGAGTGTACATGTCCGAGCTGCTGCACCTGCTGGGCTCGCTGGACGCGCGCGCGCGGCCGCTGACGCTGGCCGTGCGGCGCTGGGCCGCGGCCGCGCAGCTCACGGCGGCGGCGCCCGGCCGCTGGATCACCAACTTCCCGCTCACGCTGCTCGTGCTGCACTTCCTGCAGCAGGCCAAGGTGCTGCCGAGCGTCAAGCTGCTTGTCAGCAAGGCTG aGAAAGAAGACATCCGGATAGCAGAAGACAACCTGAACTGCACGTTCCTCCGCGACGCGAACAAGCTCCCTCCCTCCAGCTACTCCCAGAACGACGCGCCGCTTGAAACTCTCCTTCTACAATTCTTCGAATTCTACGCGCAGTTCGACTTTGCTGACAAAGCTATTTCTTTAAACGAGGGCGCTGCCGTCAGAAAACCGAACGCACTGCCGCTGTATATCGTGAATCCTTTGGAGCAG GCATTGAACGTGAGCAGAAACGTCAGCTACGAAGAATGTGAACGCCTGAAAATGGAAGTCCGCAACGCGGCCTGGCAGCTAGAAGCCGGCCTCGAAGGGGACAAAACAGACGACTGGGGCCTACTAGGTCTCATAGAGAAGAAATCCACCAGAGGCCTCAAGAAACTGCTCCGAGTAGGCAACTCACAACGACTAGTGTCAGTCAAGGACTTATTTACTAACGAAGAAGACAACCAGCCCGTTGGTAATGATATCAAAGATAAGTTGGACAGACTGGCAAGTAAGGGAAGGAATGAGAAAGTAGATAAGAGTAACGTGAAGTTCAAGAACAGTCAAGTTGCTAGCCAAGTGTATAGGATACGGCGGGGTAAGTTGTTATGA
- the LOC133525619 gene encoding ribosome-recycling factor, mitochondrial encodes MNARILQRMIVPVYINSFKYFPNLNERIITANTYNFTAIRNYAKGKDKGKDKKVKGGKVDINPLMMSELIAVDKLKDRCKAAIENMKEDFTKNLSLRSTTGSIESMPVKFDGKEYELQELAQIVRKNPKTIVINFASFPQAIPDALKAIQSSGLNLNPQQDGTTLFVPVPKVTKEHREQLAKNAKALFIECRDAIKDIQNDFIKKAKKQTGVSEDLVFSVTKQITALCETFHVEAKGIYDVKVRELLGEK; translated from the coding sequence ATGAACGCACGGATTTTACAACGAATGATTGTACCCGTTTATATAAATTCATTCAAATATTTCCCTAACCTAAATGAAAGAATTATCACGGCGAACACTTATAATTTCACGGCAATTCGAAATTATGCCAAAGGAAAAGATAAAGGAAAGGATAAGAAAGTTAAAGGAGGCAAAGTGGACATCAACCCGCTTATGATGTCAGAACTGATTGCAGTGGACAAGCTTAAAGACAGATGTAAAGCAGCTATTGAAAATATGAAAGAGGACTTTACCAAAAACCTATCACTACGCTCTACGACCGGCTCCATAGAATCTATGCCCGTGAAGTTTGATGGCAAAGAATATGAGCTTCAGGAATTGGCGCAGATAGTGAGGAAAAATCCTAAAACTATAGTAATAAACTTTGCTTCGTTTCCTCAAGCCATCCCTGACGCTTTAAAAGCGATACAATCATCTGGTTTGAATTTGAATCCTCAGCAAGATGGTACAACATTGTTTGTGCCAGTACCGAAGGTGACTAAAGAGCATCGGGAGCAGCTAGCCAAGAATGCCAAAGCTCTGTTCATAGAATGTAGAGATGCCATCAAAGATATTCAAAATGACTTTATTAAAAAGGCGAAGAAGCAAACCGGAGTCTCTGAAGATCTAGTTTTCAGTGTGACTAAACAGATAACGGCATTGTGTGAGACGTTCCATGTTGAAGCTAAAGGTATCTATGATGTCAAGGTAAGAGAGCTACTTGGCGAAAAGTGA
- the LOC133525618 gene encoding terminal uridylyltransferase Tailor-like: protein MSTIHDILDPSWMRLEGTFDEQVVKLFYHVTLTRDEVEEDLLRLFRDVKNTLRTYWPGCELMPYGSLYQGTAFKTSDVDCFIQIPILYKTGRDTVVLTARDILSHRSDLFAQLSTAINVPVPIVKFVHIPTSRECDLTFDCPPGVSNSKLLWYLFHLDKRALDLAILVKYWAKIHNFIGPYLLRTYALLLMVVFYLQQLRMLPTIHALQRNVPYVAWRVWNIAFQEVIYPNNNQTSLKHLLGGFFKFFSYYNFEENVISPYVGCSIPRKRFRKVSSISKHFTLYEGNLRLKLCESLNIETPMCVQDVFNHSSNCSVLVFPDLGKNIKKHFRTAAKLYESESDENFLNAIFVKH from the exons ATGAGTACAATACACGACATACTGGATCCGTCGTGGATGCGACTGGAGGGAACATTTGACGAGCAAGTCGTGAAGTTGTTTTACCACGTAACACTGACCAGAGATGAAGTAGAGGAAGATCTGCTCCGGCTGTTCAGGGATGTGAAAAACACATTGAGGACCTATTGGCCAG GGTGTGAGCTAATGCCCTATGGCTCTCTCTACCAAGGTACGGCGTTCAAGACCAGCGATGTTGACTGCTTTATCCAAATCCCGATCCTGTACAAGACCGGAAGAGACACAGTCGTGCTCACTGCCAGGGATATTCTCAGCCACCGTTCTGATTTATTTGCACAATTATCCACCGCAATAAATGTGCCTGTACCTATTGTAAAATTTGTCCATATACCAACTAGCAGAGAATGTGATTTGACCTTTGATTGCCCGCCTGGAGTCAGTAATAGTAAATTACTGTGGTATTTATTCCATTTAGACAAAAGAGCGCTGGATCTAGCAATTCTTGTAAAATACTGGGCAAAAATTCACAACTTCATTGGGCCGTATCTGCTGAGAACTTATGCATTACTTCTGATGGTAGTTTTTTACTTACAGCAATTAAGAATGTTACCCACCATTCATGCCCTGCAAAGAAACGTCCCGTATGTTGCCTGGCGAGTCTGGAATATAGCATTTCAAGAGGTCATTTACCCAAATAACAATCAGACTTCCCTCAAACATTTATTGGGGGGCTTCTTTAAGTTCTTCAGCTATTACAACTTTGAAGAAAACGTAATTTCTCCTTATGTTGGGTGCTCTATTCCACGGAAACGTTTTAGAAAAGTTTCCAGTATTTCGAAACATTTTACTTTGTATGAAGGCAACCTGAGACTTAAATTGTGTGAGTCGCTCAACATAGAGACACCAATGTGCGTGCAGGATGTTTTTAATCACAGTTCAAATTGCTCTGTTCTTGTATTTCCTGATCTAGGgaaaaatataaagaaacatTTCAGGACGGCGGCCAAGTTGTATGAATCAGAATCGGATGAAAACTTTCTTAATGCGATATTCGTAAAGCATTAA